CAGTGGCGAATAAAACGTCGTTGTCTAAGTAATACTTAAGTTTGTTGACTGTGTACGCATCAACGCTTGAATCAGTGGCTACTACATAAATTTTTCCCGGCTCAACTACCCGCACACCGACTACCGGTAACTCTTTTATTAGTCGGCTACCGTCCCATAGCTCAACCTTGGCCAGCTTGGACGCTTTTAGCCCGGTAGCATCTGCATTTTTAAGAGCGTTAAGCGCATTTTTCTCAATAATAACAGGCATGGTTTAAAATGTTTTCCTTGAGTATTTGGCAGACTGCGCAAAGGATTTTAAAAAAAGATCGCCCTTAAAGTCTGCTCTAAGGTTTAAAGGATAATAAAACGCCTTGCTAGAAACTTTGGCAGACTGCGCAAAGGATTTTAAAAAAAGATCGCCCTTAAAGTCTGCTTTAAGGTTTAAAGGATAACAAAACGCCTTGCTTGAAAATTTAGCAGACTGCGCAAAGGATTTTAAAAAAAGATCGCTGTTAAAGTCTGTACCAATGTCTAATATATAACGGCTTCTTAACGGGGTAACGATGTCTAGCAACTTTTGTATTACTTCCTGGCGCTGGATATCGGTACCAGCTTTTGCGCTAGATGACACTGTTATTCTAAAGGTATAAGGCTCTTCCGGCGGGCTTTGTTCCCACCATTCTTTTATAGCCGCATGGCCGCCAATTGGTTCGGCAACTTGCTCCAATGATTTACGGCTGCCTTTTATGGCGTGTTGATTAGGTGAAAAGGCGCACACACTGCGCTTCTGCCGCTCTGTCCAGGCCTCGTCCCATATGTCAGTCTTTAACGACCAAGCTAGAACAGATAAAAACGACGCCGGGCACTCTTTAATATTCCACAGCTTTTTTATATCAACAGGTAGACTTTTAAATCGCTCGGCGATTGTATTAGACAATGCGTTTTCTTGTGGCGTTGCCGACGGCGGCATAAGTTTATCTTTTTTAGCTGTCATGACTTGCCAACTTCAAAGCAATGGCCGAACAATATCCGGCTTCATTTTTTTTGGGTTTTATATCTGCTGTCGGGCTTTCCAGATCAACACGTACAACGCCTTCTTGTTGTAAAATACGGTAAATTCCAGAGACTGGAATAATTTGCCCTATTAGTCGCCTTTCTTCAACGTATAGCCCCAGCTCTTTTTCTGCCGTCTTCTTTATAATGTTAGCACCAGGTCCGGGCAATACATGTAGCGTAGCGTTTATTTTATAGTTGATAATTTTAGCGCTTTCTATCGTTACCAGGTCAGTGACTTGTCTTATTTCCGGCTTTTGCATGTATGCGTTAACAGTCGCTAATTGTTCTGCGCTGACGGTTCCTGGCGCTGTTCTTGATAATACAGTTATAAGTACTTTGCCCTTTTCAGGACTGCTGGCGGTTGCATCCTGAATACTGGACAAGGATTTTAACGCATGATAGGTATAACTGTCTCTCGTGCCTGCATTGCTTAGCCCCTCCCAGGCTAAATACAAGCGTCGTCTATAATCTTTATCGCTTTCAAACACAGCGGGTACCGGTGGCGTTTTGGTATTGTCTGCCGGTTTTATTGTATGGCGTGTTGTGCGATATAATGCCCCCAGATTATCAAGATCAGCCCCCCGAGCATACGGTAACATGACAGCCCTGGCGGCCTGATTAATACGAGAACGGAGCAACACTTCACGATAGGCGGCAACCTCTAACAGCTTGTAGGCCGGATCACTTTCAACTAGTGCGTTAAACTCTGGCGCCCGCTTTCGTACGTCTTTAAGCATGGCGTCAAGTATGTTTTCATAGTCAAGAGTTTCTACAATATCCGGCGCTGGTAATTGCGATAAATCAATATTGCTTACACTCATATGGCCAGGCCCTCTAGCTTTATGTGTTCTCTGCTTGGTATGTATATGCCGTAAATATTTATAATAGGCCGACCAGCTGTAACGGCCACAACGCTAATACGAGTCAGTTTTAGCCGCTTTTCCCACTTGTCAAGCGCTTCAGCGACAGCAGCGTAACACTCTATAAACCACGATTTATTGACAGGTGTGTCTACTAATTCAAACAATTTTGAACCATACTCAGGCCGCATGACACGAGAACCCAACGGGGTTATAAGAATATCAATAACACTTTGTCGTAAATGTTTAATACCTGATAATTGCTTGCCTGTTGTCGCATTAATACCATTCATAAAAAAAATATTTTGTTATTGCTGGGTTGCAGGTGGTGCGCCGTTTGCCGGATGCGTATGAGTATTAAAGATAAGGCGGTCGGCGCTCATTGAGCGAGTACTGTCTGTTATATCGCCGGACGCTTTAATACTCCCTTGCGTGCCAATATCGCCGGACGCTTTGACGCTGCCTTTTGTTTCTATATCGCCGGTTGTTTTAACGTTGCCTTGTGTTTTTATATTCCCCTTAACGGTTAAATCTTTTTTTATAATCACGCCCGCCGGGCTGTCAATTGTAAAAGCTCCATCAGCAGGCAGAATAATGTCAAGCTTATGCGCCTTCGTGTCGTAACGAATGCTTGCGCCGTCTTTAAATTGCATGACAGTGCACTCCGGCTTCGTTTCCGGCGCTGCGTGATCTTGTGTAAATCCTGCGGGCAGTATCCAGGCCTGCGCCGGATTGCCATCCGGGCATAATAGTAGCACTTGCTCGCCCACCTCTGGCGCCCACCATGTTTTATTGTTTCCTGCTCTAGTCGTCAACCAGGGTAGCCAGGCTGTTAAAAGCTCGCCAGCCTTTACTTTTAATCTGGCTTTTTTATAATCGGCTTCTTGCACCGTACCCGGCTTTATAATATTGGACAGTTTGCGAGCCAGCTCTACTAGATTATATTCGTACATAGTTGTCTTTATGCTTTTTGCCCCTTTCCGGGCTAGCGTTGTATTTAACAATGTCCGGCAAAAAATTAACGCCTTTGTCATATTGGCCTAAATAAACAGACTGCCCCCAGGTTATCCGCCAGGACTCGTACCCCGTGTGTCCTGGTTCAAATAAAGCAGGCTGTGCACTTATACTTTCCGGCAAGCCGATATCTTTACCTAATCCCCATTTATTATTATAAATAAACTGGAGCAACGCTGCCGCATAATTGGACGCCGCTACGCTTACCTGCTCAAGCGAGTACCCGGTAACCGGTAGTAACGCACTGATCGAAAAGTCACACAAAGCGCACACACGACCATCCCCGGCGCTTTGCTCTATAGCCATGTTTTCCAATGCCAGCAACATCGCCACAACTTCAGGCGTCGGACTCAGTGGGCTATAGACTTCTATAAGGTCAACTTTGTTATTAAACTTTTCACGCAAGCGGCCAACGATCGCCGCATACACTTCAGTCAACGTGTTTATCATTTAGCGGTCTCAACGTTTAGTGCATAATTTATCTCTTCATTTAAACGTCTATTGAAGTATTGTTTTACTTGATTCTCAAGGCGATGCAATACTAGACGCCCTGGTACGTCAATATCTATCATTTCTCGCTTAATGGGTAGACGCTCTCTTCCTACTCTTTTGAAAACATTGGCCGGGCCGTTCTTAATACGTACGACAAAGGCACCGGGAAAAAAATACTTACCAGCCTTCGCTCCTAGGCTTGTCTGTCTTGGTTCCCCTGCTCTTCTGGCTGATATAGGGTTCAAACCTACCCAAACTTTCCCAGTCAGTGTTTTATTGTCAAAATCTGAATAAATACGGGGCTTGACGTGTTTTTGTCCGACTAGTATCTCTTTGGCTATCCCTGTTATTATTTGGCGTTGTAGCCATTTATGTGTCTTACGTACGGCACGCTGCAAGGCTTTCGCAAGCTGGCCGGGCTTATGCTTTATCTCATCTAGTGCCGCACTGTCTTCTATTTCAAGTTTTAAGTCATAACTCATAGCCAATCCTTAGCTTTTGCTGACGTTTTTGTCGTCAAGTAAACAACAGTAAGCCCGCCACCGTCTGGCAATTTTTTGAGCGCTTTGAATGGTGTGTTATTAATAATTAACACGTCATTTACAACAATTTTACGAGCGTCACTGTCAAAAACAGTAACAACCGGCTGAGCTGCGTCAAGCTGAAGCCGCTGTAGGTGTCCTTCCTCCGTTGGTATAAAAAACTCCCCACGAATGGTAATATTGTTGGGTAGTCGTACTTCTGTGCCGACTGTGTCCATTATAATATTGTCCATTTCTGCGGAAAGTTTCTCGAACTCATTCATGAATAACGACTGCTAGGCCATTTTCTACAAGTTCGGCTGCCTCTTTGGCTGACATATTGAAGCCTTCATCCCGTTCAATAAGAAACACTTTGTTATCAATAATAACTTGAAGCGTTGCTAAGGCTTTTACTACAGCAATCTTTTCAGGCTTTTCAGGCTTTTCAGGCTTTTCAAGCTTTTTAGGCTTTTTAGGCTTTTTAGGCTTGCTGTTGTCGTCTTCTTGTTTTTTTTCTTCCGTCATAACATTACCTAGGCTAACGTTTACGCATTGTCTACTACTTGAGAATAAACAAAAGCATCAGGGTCGGGAATAATGGGCAGCGGTGCCGACTGTGTCATTAAATACTCGACACCGGGATCTCTATTGAACCAGTTCTTCGGATAGCGGCTAGCCTCTACCACACCTTGTGCGGCCGCTTCTGCGTCCAAGATAGCGCCGTAAGCTCGAATACCATTATAAGAACTGTTACCCAAAAGAACACCACCGGCTGGCATGTAGTCTTGATCTTGTCGTAGTTCGTCCTTGTATTTGCCGTTATAAACGTAAATTTTTAAGCTACCGACGACGCCTTTAAACTGAGCTGTGCGTACTTGTGATGGACCTGTTTCCGCATTGGATAGAGAGCCGCGTCGTGTATCTAGTAGTGTTTGCACAGAATCAAAAGCGACAAAGGCTCGCCACGCTTTGCGCCCCATAATGACTGTGTCACAGACACCCGTACAAAGTTCTGACCAGTCTTCTAAGTCGTCGATAGGTTTTCTTGATTCCTTGTCTAGTGCATCCCACTTGGCCTTTCCGGCGACAGTAATAGTATTTTTTACATGTCGGCCGTAGTCTACTTCCTGTTTTTCGTATTGATCGCCCTCTACAACAACTTTCCCCGTCGTTAGTATTTTGGCGGCCATCCATTCCTCACGGTGAACAATTTGCTTGTTCTGCTCGTCCAGTAACTGAGCCACAACAGCTAGACGGCGTTGTTCTGGTGAAAGATTGCCACCCAAAGGTTCGCCCGGACGACGTTGTAGTAACATTTCAGGCAGTACAATATCTTTGGGTTTAACGTAAGCGGGCTTAAAGTGCGCCAGCTTGCCGCCCTCTTTTTTCCTTACCTTTCCTTCAATAACAGGCGAGACAAACGGCGCTAGCGTTACATCCCTTACAATTTTGTCAAACATAATTTCTTCGGTCGAAAATGTGTACATTCTCGGAAAAAACATATCCAGAAAAAACGAGCTAAAAGGCTGTAACTGTCGCATAATGCCAAGCATGGCATAAGTAGATAATGGTTCCATTGTCTTTTTTCCTTAGTCGTTAATAGGCGTCTGGTGACTGATAGGGGTACCGGTAAATGCGGTAGCCTTTTGTGCTGCGGTTGTACTTTTTGGCCAGTTAATCATATGCGAGTTAAAAGTACCGCACTTGTAAACGGCTACGACTTCAGCTCCGTTAGTGGCGTCTATGTCATAGGCAGACATAAAAACGGCTTTGTTTGTTCCGTCGGTAGCTGTAGGGTTATACGCCTTTAATTCTCCCGTCGTCTCCACCTGCCCAAGCGGTGTCAACTTTTCAAACTTCTCACCCGCTGCAACAGTAGCGCTAGTTGTGTAGGCGACATCTGAACCGGTAAACGGCGTCGTATATTTATACTCATCAAAAGCCATTTTTTTTACTCTCCGTGCTTGATTCCTGTAATCGTGCTATATGCGCTTAACGCTTGCTCTATAACAGCGTCATCGCCGCTTACTTGCTCGTAGTCGGCGTCTGAGCTTACTACCGGCTTATGCGTTGCATTCATAGCAGCGTCAAGCAATGGGTTGCTATCTTGTTGTTGTTTTTCTTGTGGTGCTGTATTTAGTAGGCTCTTAGCACTGTCAACGCTTAAGTCAGTATTGAAAGCAAGGTGTTCAGCCATAGCCCTACGCCCTTCTGCCTCCTTGCATGTAGTAATACTTTTAATTCGCTCACGCTCTGCTGTGACCAGTTCTGCTGCGACCTTTTCCGCCTGCTCTTTTGTGAGCGTCTCTTGATCTTCGTATTGTTCTTTCCTGCCCATTTCAGCCCCCATAGCTGTGTTTTTATGTTGTGTTGTTACATATTCTCGGAAAACGTTAACCGCCTCAAAACCGTTTACCAGTTCGTCGGCCAGGCCGATTTTAATAGCGTCTTGTCCAGTATAGGTCGCAGCCTCTGTATTTAGTATATCTTGTACGCCCATTCTCATGTACTTGGCCACCTTTTCCGCAAACATTAAGCGAGTTTTGTCCACCTGCTCTTGAAACTCCTTAACGACATCAGCCTTTAAATTAAAGTATGGATTGCCGTCTACTTTATGCGCGCCTGAATGAATTAAAGTAACCTTGAGCCCCTCTTCTTCTAGTGCTTTCTCGTGACTACAATGCGCCAGCAGTACACCAACACTCCCGG
The window above is part of the Parvularculales bacterium genome. Proteins encoded here:
- a CDS encoding head decoration protein, whose amino-acid sequence is MAFDEYKYTTPFTGSDVAYTTSATVAAGEKFEKLTPLGQVETTGELKAYNPTATDGTNKAVFMSAYDIDATNGAEVVAVYKCGTFNSHMINWPKSTTAAQKATAFTGTPISHQTPIND
- a CDS encoding major capsid protein, giving the protein MEPLSTYAMLGIMRQLQPFSSFFLDMFFPRMYTFSTEEIMFDKIVRDVTLAPFVSPVIEGKVRKKEGGKLAHFKPAYVKPKDIVLPEMLLQRRPGEPLGGNLSPEQRRLAVVAQLLDEQNKQIVHREEWMAAKILTTGKVVVEGDQYEKQEVDYGRHVKNTITVAGKAKWDALDKESRKPIDDLEDWSELCTGVCDTVIMGRKAWRAFVAFDSVQTLLDTRRGSLSNAETGPSQVRTAQFKGVVGSLKIYVYNGKYKDELRQDQDYMPAGGVLLGNSSYNGIRAYGAILDAEAAAQGVVEASRYPKNWFNRDPGVEYLMTQSAPLPIIPDPDAFVYSQVVDNA
- a CDS encoding phage tail protein — encoded protein: MSYDLKLEIEDSAALDEIKHKPGQLAKALQRAVRKTHKWLQRQIITGIAKEILVGQKHVKPRIYSDFDNKTLTGKVWVGLNPISARRAGEPRQTSLGAKAGKYFFPGAFVVRIKNGPANVFKRVGRERLPIKREMIDIDVPGRLVLHRLENQVKQYFNRRLNEEINYALNVETAK
- a CDS encoding S49 family peptidase, with amino-acid sequence MSYKTCNNYPNLAARAFNQPLLMEPGYARVFFSSLSDRLGIKQLQDVNGRLLCSQNMRTEAEEYENSRESVRSYQVINGIAILPVSGTLVHKYSYMQPHSGMTGYNGIIQRLNEAVADHAVDGVLLDIDSPGGEVLGCFDCTDIIHALGQIKPVAALCYDMNCSAAMAIASATGRRYITQTGVAGSVGVLLAHCSHEKALEEEGLKVTLIHSGAHKVDGNPYFNLKADVVKEFQEQVDKTRLMFAEKVAKYMRMGVQDILNTEAATYTGQDAIKIGLADELVNGFEAVNVFREYVTTQHKNTAMGAEMGRKEQYEDQETLTKEQAEKVAAELVTAERERIKSITTCKEAEGRRAMAEHLAFNTDLSVDSAKSLLNTAPQEKQQQDSNPLLDAAMNATHKPVVSSDADYEQVSGDDAVIEQALSAYSTITGIKHGE
- a CDS encoding baseplate J/gp47 family protein, translated to MSVSNIDLSQLPAPDIVETLDYENILDAMLKDVRKRAPEFNALVESDPAYKLLEVAAYREVLLRSRINQAARAVMLPYARGADLDNLGALYRTTRHTIKPADNTKTPPVPAVFESDKDYRRRLYLAWEGLSNAGTRDSYTYHALKSLSSIQDATASSPEKGKVLITVLSRTAPGTVSAEQLATVNAYMQKPEIRQVTDLVTIESAKIINYKINATLHVLPGPGANIIKKTAEKELGLYVEERRLIGQIIPVSGIYRILQQEGVVRVDLESPTADIKPKKNEAGYCSAIALKLASHDS
- a CDS encoding phage tail protein I; protein product: MTAKKDKLMPPSATPQENALSNTIAERFKSLPVDIKKLWNIKECPASFLSVLAWSLKTDIWDEAWTERQKRSVCAFSPNQHAIKGSRKSLEQVAEPIGGHAAIKEWWEQSPPEEPYTFRITVSSSAKAGTDIQRQEVIQKLLDIVTPLRSRYILDIGTDFNSDLFLKSFAQSAKFSSKAFCYPLNLKADFKGDLFLKSFAQSAKVSSKAFYYPLNLRADFKGDLFLKSFAQSAKYSRKTF
- a CDS encoding phage baseplate assembly protein V; this translates as MYEYNLVELARKLSNIIKPGTVQEADYKKARLKVKAGELLTAWLPWLTTRAGNNKTWWAPEVGEQVLLLCPDGNPAQAWILPAGFTQDHAAPETKPECTVMQFKDGASIRYDTKAHKLDIILPADGAFTIDSPAGVIIKKDLTVKGNIKTQGNVKTTGDIETKGSVKASGDIGTQGSIKASGDITDSTRSMSADRLIFNTHTHPANGAPPATQQ
- a CDS encoding GPW/gp25 family protein; the encoded protein is MNGINATTGKQLSGIKHLRQSVIDILITPLGSRVMRPEYGSKLFELVDTPVNKSWFIECYAAVAEALDKWEKRLKLTRISVVAVTAGRPIINIYGIYIPSREHIKLEGLAI